The proteins below are encoded in one region of Mesoaciditoga lauensis cd-1655R = DSM 25116:
- a CDS encoding alpha/beta hydrolase — MEKGKITLNGRETTFIRWPVENKIAKLVIVHGLGEHIARYDVISKEFNDAKIEMVGFDQRGHGENPVKKGHVDSFNLFIKDLHAFVEKEKDETPLFMLGHSLGGLIAARYVEEHPHTLKGAIFSSGAFTSDNVSSLLKLIVKIFSVLAPKVTFSNGIEPSTLSRNEEIVKEYEEDPLVHSKITARLASEIFKNVQIVFEKASTLSIPILFVAGENDKVVPPHGTKKLFSLTASKDKNLKIFKGAYHEIFCDPEHKEVFRKTLVDWILKHV, encoded by the coding sequence ATGGAAAAAGGTAAGATAACTCTAAACGGAAGGGAAACAACTTTTATAAGGTGGCCTGTTGAAAATAAAATAGCCAAGCTTGTGATAGTTCATGGACTGGGTGAACATATAGCTCGTTACGATGTTATCTCCAAAGAATTCAACGATGCCAAAATAGAGATGGTTGGATTCGATCAAAGAGGCCATGGAGAAAATCCTGTAAAAAAGGGGCATGTTGATTCTTTTAATCTTTTCATAAAAGATCTTCACGCTTTTGTTGAAAAAGAAAAAGATGAGACACCACTGTTCATGTTAGGTCATAGCCTTGGAGGCTTGATAGCTGCGAGGTACGTTGAAGAACATCCCCATACTCTCAAAGGTGCAATTTTTTCAAGCGGGGCCTTTACATCAGATAACGTTTCTTCACTTTTAAAACTCATTGTAAAGATTTTCTCCGTGCTCGCTCCCAAAGTCACATTTTCTAACGGTATAGAACCATCGACGCTTTCAAGAAATGAAGAGATAGTGAAGGAATATGAAGAAGATCCATTAGTGCATTCAAAAATAACGGCGCGCTTGGCAAGTGAAATATTCAAGAACGTTCAGATCGTTTTTGAAAAAGCTAGCACCTTGTCAATTCCAATTCTTTTCGTCGCTGGCGAAAACGATAAGGTTGTTCCACCCCACGGAACAAAGAAGTTATTTTCTCTGACTGCTTCTAAAGACAAGAACCTTAAAATTTTTAAAGGGGCTTATCATGAGATATTTTGCGATCCGGAACACAAAGAAGTTT